The following proteins are co-located in the Myxococcus guangdongensis genome:
- a CDS encoding biotin transporter BioY: MSPNRPSRHVLADLFVRTRAQEVALILGAALCTALFAQVAISVPGSPVPVTGQTLAVVLTAAALGPRRGLLGQLAYLLLGAVGLPFFAKAASGWATLLGPTGGYLVGFLPAAFLIGLAARRGYDRRLWTAVPLFLAGQLLVLVIGVGWLSVAKSLDLAAAFQKGFVPFLPGGVLKALIAGGLTHFAWRFVQARET, translated from the coding sequence GTGAGTCCCAACCGCCCGTCGCGTCACGTCCTCGCGGACCTCTTCGTGCGGACGCGAGCCCAGGAGGTCGCGCTCATCCTCGGCGCGGCGCTCTGCACGGCGTTGTTCGCGCAGGTCGCCATCTCCGTGCCGGGTTCACCGGTGCCCGTCACGGGACAGACGCTCGCGGTGGTCCTCACCGCCGCCGCGCTCGGGCCTCGACGCGGGCTGCTGGGACAGCTCGCATACTTGCTGCTGGGGGCGGTGGGACTGCCCTTCTTCGCCAAGGCGGCGAGCGGCTGGGCGACCCTGCTCGGGCCGACGGGCGGCTATCTGGTGGGCTTCCTCCCCGCGGCCTTCCTCATCGGACTCGCGGCCCGGCGCGGCTACGACCGGCGGCTGTGGACCGCGGTGCCCCTGTTCCTCGCGGGGCAGCTGCTCGTCCTCGTCATCGGCGTCGGCTGGCTGAGCGTGGCGAAGTCACTCGACCTCGCCGCGGCCTTCCAGAAGGGCTTCGTTCCCTTCCTCCCCGGCGGAGTGCTCAAGGCGCTCATCGCCGGGGGGCTCACCCACTTTGCATGGAGGTTCGTCCAGGCACGCGAAACCTGA
- a CDS encoding carboxypeptidase regulatory-like domain-containing protein, which translates to MALNIRTQSEREPVASVRSDDDGFYEVELAAGDHVICTSFERCTDFRVEPEQTVRLDYAMSVGPGWKK; encoded by the coding sequence ATGGCGTTGAACATCCGCACGCAGTCCGAGCGTGAGCCGGTGGCCTCGGTGAGGTCGGACGACGACGGGTTCTACGAGGTCGAGCTCGCGGCGGGTGACCATGTCATCTGCACTTCGTTCGAGCGCTGCACGGATTTCCGGGTCGAGCCCGAACAAACAGTTCGTCTCGACTACGCGATGTCGGTGGGGCCGGGCTGGAAGAAATAG
- a CDS encoding RNA methyltransferase: MALTSHLRVVLHQTQGPDNLGAVARLAANFGVAELVLSDPQLQEMDGARRMAVHAGHILESARIYPTLPEALEDVVFAMGTTSRQNLRGMSTLSPEDAIALLSQHSQRGKVALVLGGEKRGMSDEDLTHCQQALVIPTRPEQPSMNLAQAAAVLLYLCAREQVEQTTPGAVDGAPLRLVQALQAWMRQVFLKVGFLNTQAPDALLAEMMHSLTRSALSRREVEMWLTAFKHLSRSVGLPKLDSDSKKGS; encoded by the coding sequence ATGGCTCTCACCTCCCACCTGCGCGTCGTGCTGCATCAGACCCAGGGCCCGGACAACCTCGGCGCCGTGGCGCGCCTGGCCGCGAACTTCGGTGTGGCGGAGCTCGTGCTCTCCGACCCTCAGCTCCAGGAGATGGACGGCGCGCGGCGCATGGCCGTACACGCCGGTCACATCCTCGAGTCCGCGCGCATCTACCCCACGCTCCCCGAGGCGCTCGAGGACGTGGTCTTCGCCATGGGCACCACCTCGCGCCAGAACCTGCGCGGCATGTCGACCCTGTCCCCCGAGGACGCCATCGCCCTGCTGTCCCAGCACTCGCAGCGGGGCAAGGTGGCCCTGGTGCTCGGCGGCGAGAAGCGCGGCATGTCCGATGAGGACCTGACCCACTGCCAGCAGGCCCTGGTCATCCCCACGCGCCCCGAGCAGCCCTCCATGAACCTGGCGCAGGCCGCCGCCGTCCTCCTCTACCTCTGCGCGCGAGAGCAGGTGGAGCAGACCACGCCCGGCGCCGTGGACGGTGCCCCGCTGCGGCTGGTGCAGGCCCTCCAGGCCTGGATGCGACAGGTCTTCCTGAAGGTGGGCTTCCTCAACACGCAGGCCCCGGACGCGCTGCTCGCGGAGATGATGCACTCGCTCACCCGCTCGGCGCTGTCCCGGCGCGAGGTGGAGATGTGGCTCACCGCCTTCAAACACCTCTCCCGAAGCGTCGGGCTCCCGAAGCTCGATTCAGATTCCAAGAAGGGGAGTTGA
- a CDS encoding PH domain-containing protein, translating into MNRKNAFGTLLALGLLTTLTAHAEVVFAQANLLLNKNQLSAVNYRGKGLSLPVGTKVQVLERDDDEVRCRVVDSGAEFRFVSHKSLGKTALALFPGFFSAKDPAARIAALSPEEQKQVKAGTLAKGMSRDAVLLTVGPPPPHRTLSLESTKWTYWSSKFSTFEVVFDADGRVVSYGGEPEPEPAPAAEPAPAPAPKFFHATANFHFQDDTVSWVNYLKGPILPFNSKVEVLDKGSSKVKFKVVETGKEFVFENDSRSGADTWALFQASFAAEDQAGKLAELSAEDRKKVSASEVVIGMSRAAVRMAWGPPPPHETASFDSTIWTYWKSSLAKVRVTFDQDDKVKSID; encoded by the coding sequence ATGAATCGAAAGAACGCGTTCGGCACCCTGCTCGCGCTGGGCCTGCTGACCACCCTGACCGCTCACGCCGAGGTGGTGTTCGCCCAGGCCAACCTCCTGCTCAACAAGAACCAGCTCTCCGCGGTGAACTACCGGGGCAAGGGGTTGTCGCTGCCGGTGGGGACGAAGGTGCAGGTCCTCGAGCGGGATGACGACGAGGTCCGCTGCCGCGTGGTCGATTCCGGCGCCGAGTTCCGGTTCGTCTCGCACAAGAGCCTGGGCAAGACGGCGCTGGCGCTGTTCCCCGGCTTCTTCTCCGCCAAGGACCCCGCGGCGCGCATCGCGGCGCTCTCGCCGGAGGAGCAGAAGCAGGTCAAGGCGGGCACGCTCGCCAAGGGCATGTCGCGGGACGCGGTGCTGCTGACGGTGGGCCCGCCGCCGCCGCACCGGACGCTGTCGCTCGAGAGCACGAAGTGGACGTACTGGAGCTCGAAGTTCTCCACCTTCGAGGTGGTCTTCGACGCGGACGGCAGGGTCGTCTCGTACGGCGGTGAGCCCGAGCCCGAGCCCGCGCCGGCCGCCGAGCCGGCTCCCGCGCCGGCGCCGAAGTTCTTCCACGCGACGGCGAACTTCCACTTCCAGGACGACACGGTGTCGTGGGTGAACTACCTCAAGGGCCCCATCCTCCCGTTCAACTCGAAGGTGGAGGTGTTGGACAAGGGCAGCTCGAAGGTGAAGTTCAAGGTCGTGGAGACGGGCAAGGAGTTCGTGTTCGAGAACGACTCGCGCTCCGGCGCGGACACGTGGGCGCTGTTCCAGGCCTCGTTCGCCGCCGAGGACCAGGCCGGGAAGCTCGCCGAGCTGTCTGCGGAGGACCGCAAGAAGGTCTCCGCGTCGGAGGTGGTGATTGGGATGTCGCGCGCCGCGGTGCGCATGGCGTGGGGCCCGCCGCCTCCGCACGAGACGGCGTCCTTCGACTCCACCATCTGGACCTACTGGAAGTCGTCGCTCGCCAAGGTGCGCGTGACGTTCGACCAGGACGACAAGGTCAAGTCCATCGACTAG
- a CDS encoding RluA family pseudouridine synthase — translation MLLNDGYVYREKLGRQPGGSALAHLTNKYRHSTEEEWRGRFARGEVRLDDRVADGSEPLKAGQWLCWHRPPWEEPDAPRSFDLVHEDAELVIVVKPSGLPTLPSGGFLKNTLLSLVQARWPQAAPMHRLGRATSGLVLFTRTRDAAVRLSSDWREGRVNKRYRALAQGLAVEESYDIRAPIGLVPHPRLGEVHGACVTGKPSHSTARVLERRAEDTLFEVDIHTGRSEQIRIHLAFIGHPLVGDPLFVSGGLPHAEHPGLPGDGGYLLHAESLAFTHPGSGERLQFQAPLPPALRLGG, via the coding sequence GTGCTGCTCAACGATGGCTATGTGTACCGCGAGAAGCTCGGGCGCCAGCCCGGCGGCAGCGCGCTCGCCCACCTCACGAACAAGTACCGCCACTCGACGGAGGAGGAGTGGCGCGGACGCTTCGCGCGGGGAGAGGTGCGCCTGGATGACCGCGTCGCCGATGGCTCGGAGCCGCTGAAGGCGGGGCAATGGCTGTGCTGGCACCGCCCACCCTGGGAGGAGCCGGACGCGCCGCGGTCGTTCGACCTGGTGCACGAGGACGCGGAGCTGGTCATCGTGGTGAAGCCGAGCGGACTGCCGACCCTGCCATCGGGAGGCTTCCTCAAGAACACCCTGCTCTCCCTCGTCCAGGCGCGCTGGCCCCAGGCCGCGCCGATGCATCGGTTGGGACGCGCGACCTCGGGCCTGGTGCTCTTCACCCGGACGCGCGACGCCGCCGTGCGCCTGTCGAGCGACTGGCGCGAGGGCCGCGTGAACAAGCGCTATCGCGCGCTCGCCCAGGGCCTCGCCGTGGAGGAGTCCTACGACATCCGCGCGCCCATCGGGCTGGTGCCCCACCCGAGACTGGGCGAGGTGCATGGCGCCTGTGTGACGGGCAAACCCTCACACAGCACGGCCAGGGTGTTGGAGCGACGCGCGGAGGACACCCTCTTCGAGGTCGACATCCACACGGGGCGCTCCGAGCAGATCCGCATCCACCTGGCCTTCATCGGCCACCCGCTCGTGGGAGACCCGCTCTTCGTCTCAGGGGGACTTCCGCACGCGGAGCACCCGGGCCTGCCCGGAGACGGCGGCTACCTGCTGCACGCCGAGTCCCTCGCCTTCACGCACCCTGGCTCGGGTGAGCGGCTCCAGTTCCAGGCCCCGCTCCCGCCCGCGCTGCGGCTCGGCGGGTGA
- a CDS encoding type VI secretion system accessory protein TagJ translates to MAQIEQLLAKGDFQAALQLIDAELSSAPSADRWLMAFNVRVRLEDFDGALRALDALLKLDPGISDGVTFLRHCADLERLHSLRRKDAALANERGALQAPQPFSRAYLQAAISHAKGEFPDAARALEEGRRTAPKAPGTLTRTNGAHVRFTDVFDSDDLTGPHLPCFQAGTVLDIPYSELASIQFEQPRSSMDAVWVPAVFQTLSGQQFETRVPSRYPGSGLHGNAAVRLGEMSVWEHEPHGYAVGFGQRDFKLAHENGGFGLVGLLQVARIDFDAGGRPTAEEPRPKEKKSFWSKLFG, encoded by the coding sequence ATGGCGCAGATAGAGCAACTCCTCGCGAAGGGTGACTTCCAGGCGGCACTCCAGTTGATCGACGCGGAGCTGTCGTCCGCGCCATCGGCGGACCGATGGCTGATGGCGTTCAACGTGCGAGTGCGCCTGGAGGACTTCGACGGGGCCCTGCGTGCCCTCGATGCCCTGTTGAAGCTGGACCCTGGCATCTCCGATGGAGTGACCTTCCTGCGCCACTGCGCGGACCTCGAGCGTCTGCACTCCCTGCGCAGGAAGGACGCCGCACTGGCCAACGAGCGCGGCGCGTTGCAGGCACCGCAGCCGTTCTCCCGCGCCTACCTTCAGGCGGCGATCTCCCACGCGAAGGGTGAGTTCCCCGACGCCGCCCGCGCCCTGGAGGAGGGCAGACGCACCGCCCCCAAGGCCCCGGGAACGCTGACGCGCACCAACGGCGCCCACGTGCGCTTCACCGATGTGTTCGACTCGGATGACCTGACCGGGCCGCACCTGCCGTGCTTCCAGGCTGGCACCGTGCTGGACATCCCTTACAGCGAGCTCGCGTCCATCCAGTTCGAGCAGCCGCGCAGCTCCATGGACGCCGTCTGGGTGCCCGCCGTCTTCCAGACGCTGAGCGGTCAGCAGTTCGAGACCCGCGTGCCCTCGCGCTATCCAGGCTCGGGCCTGCACGGCAACGCGGCCGTCCGCCTGGGCGAGATGTCCGTGTGGGAGCACGAGCCCCACGGGTACGCCGTGGGCTTCGGTCAGCGCGACTTCAAGCTGGCGCACGAGAATGGCGGCTTCGGCCTGGTGGGGCTCCTCCAGGTGGCGCGCATCGACTTCGACGCGGGCGGAAGGCCCACGGCCGAAGAGCCTCGGCCGAAGGAGAAGAAGTCCTTCTGGTCGAAGCTCTTCGGGTGA
- a CDS encoding Vps62-related protein: MLCIGCQPVSPDEVSPEAPGPGELDALQVVEQPLGPVREKSCQEIRAARPTAGDGEYALHFMGDPARPWMAWCHDMAGTPREYLTPREQGQLANFAQYTAGGATPGTTVRTVYARLRIDPLTLRVDTTDRTFATSTGQLFHGGQPVTSMPFANAMSCDWADSGRANIDLRGTAFKVATEAFAVKGYAQHGASVYSWGDQVVALRGGGYCGWIGPADSNGFDGGSLPLFYAGAATAWTPTVGVYPASTSTALPQTLQPGFYDAAELSVGEDAIHSVRVPRGWLLTLYPDRAFKGTPATLTSDTDLTGQAIDLKASSLKVEAPVILYTGNQFQGAQQTLLAGRYDLGQLTIGNDTLRSIRVPEGYRVTLFWHGGFQGEQLVLTQDTDLSGQPFQAQTSSIIVESTTERNDHNLVHGRWTPSGGQFPNSRDNRQFIVDYAGTPDVVTFELEANVGPYLYLLDSGNRVLAEVNNRDGGPVARISYFLNPGTYKLVAATTLVGRAGEFTLRSDKARLRAPLRLWVQATRGFDWIYDDFGTHADNDVSVWRPKLSQLPGYYSLGDVAMPDHDPAPRMTFVVKGEGDVLARPVDYTFVWDDRGTGGSHDVGFWHPVAPPGYTCLGSVAQLGYDKPSTDLIRCVRSEYVLPGTSSWIWNDQGSGGHNDGSVFQAGGVDHRALTVPVMVGHMGYGGADASRFWALNKSMLANPELQGGLVDELAALQYAPSIYLHPGEYYMPSSVEFFLANVHDTGQHLKTNQSLGCPSCTDPVFLDGQRPDQTHVPVYIQKVRRTSLGMPTNITDIIYWTFYPYNAGKEVCIGYDTGGGCLGVGRSTFGNHVGDWEHLTVRFIDGRPAYVYMSQHSHGGLFEFGHKDMALAGFRPTAYAAQGSHALYATPGKHTYEYLPNNGTLDDMTGHGVSWNAWDRPVIFHWQPMGTFTGSLAWLNITSDWGNDKAGCDNIVSQRSGECILNGGPTAPLKKGFAHPSALTLE, from the coding sequence GTGCTCTGTATCGGTTGTCAGCCGGTGTCACCGGATGAGGTGTCCCCGGAGGCGCCAGGGCCCGGGGAGCTGGACGCGCTGCAAGTGGTGGAGCAGCCGCTGGGGCCCGTGAGGGAGAAGTCCTGTCAGGAGATTCGCGCGGCCCGGCCCACCGCGGGGGACGGCGAGTACGCCCTGCACTTCATGGGAGACCCCGCCCGGCCGTGGATGGCCTGGTGTCATGACATGGCGGGGACGCCGCGCGAGTACCTCACGCCGCGTGAGCAGGGACAGCTCGCCAACTTCGCCCAGTACACCGCGGGAGGCGCGACCCCTGGCACCACGGTTCGCACCGTCTACGCAAGGCTGCGCATCGACCCGCTCACCCTGCGCGTGGACACGACGGACAGGACGTTCGCGACCTCCACCGGACAGCTCTTCCATGGTGGCCAGCCCGTCACATCCATGCCGTTCGCCAACGCGATGTCCTGCGATTGGGCGGACTCGGGCCGGGCCAACATCGACCTCCGGGGCACCGCGTTCAAGGTGGCCACCGAGGCCTTCGCGGTGAAGGGCTACGCCCAGCACGGCGCGAGCGTCTACTCATGGGGAGACCAGGTCGTCGCGCTGCGAGGCGGTGGCTACTGCGGCTGGATCGGCCCCGCGGACTCGAACGGGTTCGACGGCGGAAGCCTCCCCCTGTTCTACGCTGGCGCCGCGACGGCGTGGACGCCCACGGTCGGCGTCTACCCCGCGAGCACGTCCACCGCCCTGCCCCAGACGCTCCAGCCCGGGTTCTACGACGCCGCCGAGCTGTCGGTGGGCGAGGACGCCATCCACTCGGTGCGCGTGCCGCGAGGCTGGCTGCTCACGCTCTATCCGGACCGGGCCTTCAAGGGCACGCCGGCCACCCTCACGTCGGACACGGACCTGACGGGCCAGGCCATCGATTTGAAGGCATCGAGCCTCAAGGTGGAGGCGCCGGTCATCCTCTACACGGGGAATCAGTTCCAGGGGGCGCAGCAGACGCTGCTCGCGGGCCGCTACGACCTGGGCCAGCTGACCATCGGCAACGACACGCTGCGCTCCATCCGCGTGCCCGAGGGCTACCGCGTCACCCTCTTCTGGCACGGCGGGTTCCAGGGCGAACAGCTCGTGCTCACCCAGGACACGGACCTCTCCGGGCAGCCGTTCCAGGCGCAGACGTCGAGCATCATCGTCGAGTCCACCACCGAGCGGAACGACCACAACCTGGTGCATGGTCGCTGGACGCCGTCCGGCGGGCAGTTCCCGAACAGCCGCGACAACCGGCAGTTCATCGTCGACTACGCCGGGACGCCGGACGTCGTGACGTTCGAGCTGGAGGCCAACGTCGGCCCGTATCTCTACCTGCTGGACAGCGGCAACCGGGTGCTCGCGGAGGTCAACAACCGGGACGGCGGCCCCGTCGCGCGCATCTCGTATTTCCTGAACCCTGGCACGTACAAGCTGGTCGCCGCGACGACGCTGGTGGGACGCGCCGGAGAGTTCACGCTCCGCTCCGACAAGGCGCGCCTGCGAGCCCCGCTCCGGCTCTGGGTGCAGGCGACCCGTGGATTCGATTGGATCTACGACGACTTCGGAACCCACGCCGACAACGACGTCTCCGTCTGGCGGCCCAAGCTCAGCCAGCTGCCCGGCTACTACTCCCTGGGCGACGTCGCCATGCCCGACCATGACCCCGCTCCGAGGATGACCTTCGTGGTCAAGGGCGAGGGAGACGTGCTGGCGCGACCGGTCGACTACACGTTCGTCTGGGATGACCGAGGCACGGGCGGCAGCCACGACGTCGGCTTCTGGCACCCCGTGGCGCCGCCGGGCTACACGTGTCTGGGTTCAGTGGCCCAGCTGGGTTATGACAAGCCCTCCACCGACCTCATCCGCTGCGTCCGCTCGGAGTATGTCCTTCCCGGCACCTCGAGCTGGATCTGGAACGACCAGGGCTCGGGGGGACACAACGACGGCTCCGTCTTCCAGGCGGGGGGCGTGGACCACCGCGCGCTGACCGTCCCCGTCATGGTGGGACACATGGGCTACGGCGGCGCGGACGCCTCGCGCTTCTGGGCGCTCAACAAGAGCATGCTCGCCAATCCGGAGCTGCAAGGCGGGCTGGTGGACGAGCTGGCCGCGCTCCAGTACGCGCCGAGCATCTACCTCCACCCGGGCGAGTACTACATGCCCTCCTCGGTGGAGTTCTTCCTCGCGAACGTGCACGACACCGGACAGCACCTGAAGACGAACCAGTCGCTCGGGTGCCCTTCGTGTACGGACCCCGTGTTCCTCGACGGTCAGCGGCCGGACCAGACGCACGTGCCCGTCTACATCCAGAAGGTCCGTCGCACCTCGCTGGGGATGCCCACGAACATCACCGACATCATCTACTGGACGTTCTACCCGTACAACGCGGGCAAGGAGGTCTGCATCGGCTACGACACCGGGGGCGGCTGTCTGGGCGTGGGCAGGTCCACCTTCGGCAACCACGTCGGGGATTGGGAGCACCTCACCGTGCGGTTCATCGACGGGCGCCCGGCGTATGTCTACATGAGCCAGCACTCGCACGGCGGCCTCTTCGAGTTCGGGCACAAGGACATGGCGCTGGCGGGCTTCCGTCCGACGGCCTACGCGGCGCAGGGCTCGCATGCGCTCTACGCCACCCCGGGAAAGCACACGTACGAGTATCTCCCCAACAACGGCACGCTGGATGACATGACGGGCCACGGCGTGAGCTGGAACGCGTGGGACCGGCCGGTCATCTTCCACTGGCAGCCGATGGGGACGTTCACCGGCTCCCTGGCGTGGCTCAACATCACGTCGGACTGGGGCAATGACAAGGCGGGCTGTGACAACATCGTCTCGCAGCGCTCCGGCGAGTGCATCCTCAACGGTGGCCCCACCGCGCCGCTGAAGAAGGGCTTCGCGCATCCGAGCGCCCTGACGCTGGAGTAG
- a CDS encoding Vps62-related protein translates to MVRIGRKLLGCLTTLAMGCQGEVPEETEFSLASLQQELASPREESCLDILQTRPAAPDGEYTLYVLGDPAWPWRVYCHGMTGVPKEYLPLQERTLFSNFSQYTAGVASPGTTVRSRYSRLRINPYTLEVDTSDTTFATSSGELAHAGVPVTSMPFATAMSCDWADSGRANIDLRGTPFRVAPEAFVVTGWGQVGSQVYSFADQVVSLKGGGYCGSNAPLNADGLTGGKLPLFYTQADSPWTPVARVYPVDGSEATAKPLQPGYYLTQDLNLGPQGLGAVHVPRGWSVVLHAGPGFTGTRHFLGGDIEIVGNPWYRQARAIEVKAEVTLHAGHGYQGARQTLRAGRYDLSQLTLGNDALRSIEVPEGFQVTLYWHGGFQGGRLILTENTDLAGHEFDAQTSSIVVESTTARHNNVVHGRWLSSGGQDKSSTRNRAFTVEYTGRPDVVSFELAAGVDPYLYLLDANGQVLLEGGETLGDGRARLAYFLSPGTYKLVAATAQADRTADFTVRSDKARLSLPQKLWVRTVNSFTWAYDDSGTGSHDDVSVWRPDLGQHPGYFSLGDIAMPGHGQTPRMTFAVAGEGDVLAKPLYYTQIWEDGGTGGNHDAAFWQPVPPPGYTCLGSVVELGYDAPPTDRIRCVKDEYVLPAGASWVWNDKGSGKNGDIALWQADPRDHRTLATSTFVGQGNYDGPDGSRFWALNNSALANPELQGGFVDDLTVLRYAPRIRLHPNETYFPSGMNDFVQNMVDDGVRLKTRDALACPECTNLPFLQGKRPDQHSVPVYAQIIPRTQAGLPTNTTDVVYWLFYPYNRGKPICTGWAPLPRVCQQYTTFDNHVGDWEHVTLRFVDGRPTQLAMSQRTGRPPTHFASKDLALVDLHPEVYAAQGSHGLYPAPGRYTYAQVNYSESYHDDTGRGLAWDGWSNAVIFPWQPAGTYTTPGLERFNLTVDWGNDKVGCGNPNLIYVSDCILNPGPKAPMARPFTQPGSLSMQ, encoded by the coding sequence ATGGTTCGCATTGGAAGGAAGCTGCTGGGATGCCTCACAACGCTCGCGATGGGATGCCAGGGTGAGGTCCCGGAAGAAACGGAATTCAGCCTTGCATCCCTCCAGCAAGAGCTCGCCTCCCCCAGAGAGGAGTCGTGTCTGGATATCCTGCAAACCCGGCCCGCGGCCCCGGATGGGGAGTACACGTTGTATGTGCTGGGAGACCCCGCCTGGCCATGGCGCGTCTATTGCCATGGGATGACAGGAGTACCGAAGGAGTACCTGCCCCTCCAGGAGCGCACCCTCTTCTCCAACTTCTCCCAGTACACCGCCGGCGTCGCCTCACCGGGCACCACCGTCCGCAGCCGGTACTCCCGGCTCCGCATCAATCCCTACACCCTGGAGGTGGACACCTCCGACACGACCTTCGCGACCAGCTCCGGTGAACTCGCCCACGCCGGCGTGCCTGTCACCTCGATGCCCTTCGCCACGGCGATGTCCTGCGATTGGGCTGACTCGGGCCGGGCCAACATCGACCTGCGCGGCACGCCGTTCCGGGTCGCCCCGGAGGCGTTCGTCGTCACCGGCTGGGGACAGGTCGGCTCCCAGGTCTACAGCTTCGCCGACCAGGTCGTCTCCCTGAAGGGCGGCGGTTACTGCGGCTCGAACGCCCCGCTCAACGCCGACGGGCTCACCGGCGGGAAGTTGCCCCTGTTCTACACCCAGGCCGACAGCCCCTGGACGCCCGTCGCCCGCGTCTATCCCGTGGACGGCTCGGAGGCCACCGCGAAGCCGCTGCAGCCCGGCTACTACCTCACCCAGGACCTGAACCTGGGCCCCCAGGGCCTCGGCGCCGTCCATGTCCCACGCGGCTGGAGCGTCGTGCTCCATGCCGGCCCGGGCTTCACGGGCACCAGGCACTTCCTCGGCGGCGACATCGAGATCGTCGGCAACCCCTGGTACCGCCAGGCTCGCGCCATCGAGGTGAAGGCCGAGGTCACGCTCCACGCCGGCCACGGATATCAAGGCGCCAGGCAGACGCTGCGCGCCGGACGCTACGATCTGTCGCAGCTCACCCTCGGCAACGACGCCCTGCGCTCAATCGAGGTGCCGGAGGGCTTCCAGGTCACCCTCTACTGGCATGGAGGCTTCCAGGGCGGGCGGCTCATCCTCACCGAGAACACCGACCTCGCCGGCCACGAGTTCGACGCGCAGACCTCCAGCATCGTCGTCGAGTCCACCACCGCCCGGCACAACAACGTCGTCCACGGCCGCTGGCTCTCCTCGGGAGGACAGGACAAGAGCAGCACGCGCAACCGCGCCTTCACAGTGGAGTACACGGGCCGCCCCGACGTCGTGAGCTTCGAGCTGGCGGCCGGCGTCGACCCCTACCTCTACCTCCTGGACGCCAACGGGCAGGTGCTCCTGGAGGGCGGGGAGACGCTGGGCGACGGCCGCGCGCGCCTCGCGTACTTCCTGAGCCCCGGCACGTACAAGCTGGTGGCCGCCACCGCCCAGGCAGATCGTACGGCGGACTTCACGGTCCGCTCCGACAAGGCGCGCCTGAGCCTTCCCCAGAAGCTCTGGGTGAGGACGGTGAACTCCTTCACGTGGGCCTACGACGACAGCGGCACGGGCTCCCATGACGATGTCTCCGTCTGGCGTCCCGACCTCGGCCAGCACCCCGGCTACTTCTCGCTGGGAGACATCGCCATGCCCGGCCATGGACAGACACCCCGGATGACGTTCGCGGTCGCCGGTGAGGGAGACGTGCTCGCCAAGCCGCTCTATTACACCCAGATATGGGAGGACGGCGGAACGGGAGGCAACCACGACGCCGCCTTCTGGCAGCCCGTGCCTCCCCCTGGCTACACGTGTCTGGGGTCCGTCGTGGAGCTGGGCTACGACGCGCCTCCCACGGACCGCATCCGCTGCGTCAAGGATGAGTACGTGCTGCCCGCGGGTGCCAGCTGGGTCTGGAACGACAAGGGCTCCGGCAAGAATGGAGACATCGCGCTGTGGCAGGCGGACCCCAGGGACCACCGCACGCTGGCGACGTCCACCTTCGTGGGCCAGGGCAACTACGACGGCCCGGATGGCTCGCGGTTCTGGGCCCTCAACAACAGCGCGCTCGCCAACCCGGAGCTGCAGGGCGGCTTCGTCGACGACCTCACGGTGCTCCGCTACGCCCCGCGCATCCGGCTCCACCCGAACGAGACGTACTTCCCCTCCGGGATGAATGACTTCGTGCAGAACATGGTGGACGACGGCGTGCGACTGAAGACGCGAGACGCGCTCGCCTGCCCCGAGTGCACGAACCTGCCGTTCCTCCAGGGCAAGCGCCCGGACCAGCACAGCGTCCCCGTCTACGCCCAGATCATCCCGCGCACCCAGGCGGGCCTGCCCACGAACACCACGGACGTCGTCTACTGGCTCTTCTACCCCTACAACCGCGGCAAGCCCATCTGCACGGGGTGGGCCCCCCTCCCGCGCGTCTGTCAGCAATACACGACGTTCGACAACCACGTGGGGGATTGGGAGCACGTCACCCTGCGGTTCGTCGACGGCCGGCCGACCCAGCTGGCCATGAGCCAGCGCACGGGGCGTCCTCCTACCCACTTCGCCAGCAAGGACCTGGCCCTGGTGGACCTCCACCCCGAGGTCTACGCGGCCCAAGGCTCCCATGGCCTGTATCCGGCCCCCGGCCGATACACCTACGCCCAGGTCAACTACAGCGAGTCCTACCACGATGACACGGGGCGAGGCCTCGCCTGGGATGGCTGGAGCAACGCCGTCATCTTCCCCTGGCAGCCAGCGGGGACGTACACCACGCCCGGACTGGAGCGGTTCAACCTCACCGTGGACTGGGGAAATGACAAGGTCGGCTGCGGCAACCCGAACCTGATCTACGTGAGCGACTGCATCCTCAACCCGGGCCCCAAGGCCCCCATGGCCCGGCCGTTCACCCAGCCGGGCAGCCTGTCGATGCAATAG